A window of Juglans regia cultivar Chandler chromosome 7, Walnut 2.0, whole genome shotgun sequence contains these coding sequences:
- the LOC108991229 gene encoding esterase AGAP003155 — protein sequence MENQTQKKPRILCLHGFRTSGEILKKLVGRLPETVLEKLDLVFLDAPFPAGGKSDVEGIFDPPYYEWWQSNKDYTEYTNFEECLAYVEDYMIKNGPFDGVLGFSMGAMLAAAMPGMQAEGVTLTKVPKIKFLIIISGAKLGGSKFGAPKLAANAFSSPINCPSLHLIGETDFLKPDGTALLDSFVDPVVINHSKGHTVPRLDGKPLETMLSFIEKIQMIP from the exons ATGGAGAACCAAACCCAGAAAAAACCCAGAATTTTGTGCCTTCATGGGTTCAGAACAAGCGGTGAAATCCTCAAGAAATTGGTAGGAAGATTGCCTGAAACCGTGCTCGAAAAGCTGGACCTTGTCTTCCTCGACGCACCTTTTCCTGCTGGAGGAAAGTCCGATGTAGAAGGCATTTTTGACCCTCCTTACTACGAGTGGTGGCAATCCAACAAG GATTATACAGAGTATACGAATTTTGAAGAGTGTCTTGCATACGTAGAAGATTACATGATCAAGAATGGTCCTTTTGATGGAGTACTGGGCTTCTCCATG GGGGCGATGTTAGCAGCTGCAATGCCTGGAATGCAAGCCGAG GGGGTGACTCTTACGAAGGTACCAAAGATAAAGTTTCTGATAATTATATCTGGGGCTAAGCTTGGAGGATCCAAGTTTGGGGCACCTAAGCTGGCTGCTAACGCTTTTTCATCCCCCATTAACTGCCCATCTCTCCACTTAATAG GTGAGACAGACTTCCTGAAGCCAGATGGGACTGCTCTGCTGGATTCATTTGTGGACCCTGTTGTCATCAATCACTCCAAAGGGCACACCGTTCCTAGACTTG ATGGTAAACCGCTGGAAACAATGCTCAGCTTCATTGAGAAGATTCAGATGATCCCATAA